The Cellulomonas sp. P24 genome contains a region encoding:
- the mtnN gene encoding 5'-methylthioadenosine/S-adenosylhomocysteine nucleosidase, translated as MIAVDAIVVTAMAEESAPFQDRAEVVGRAVKVGHAVHQLLVLRGRSVLLVQCGIGLVNAATAAAVALTSTTPRAVFSAGSAGGLGADVRVGDVVVGSAYVYSGADARAFGYALGQVPGMPALYHGDQALLDAAIEANASQAEGEPTLRVRTGTMLAGDAFVDAGMVEGLRASFPAALSTDMESTALAQTCHLYSVPFLSVRGISDLCGPAADADFQQHVDDAAERSASVVIGALHRLVDLA; from the coding sequence TGGTCGGGCGCGCGGTGAAGGTCGGCCATGCGGTCCATCAGCTCCTGGTGCTCCGCGGGCGGAGCGTGCTGCTCGTCCAGTGCGGGATCGGCCTGGTGAACGCCGCCACGGCTGCCGCCGTCGCCCTCACGAGCACGACCCCGCGTGCCGTCTTCAGCGCGGGCAGCGCTGGTGGGCTCGGGGCGGACGTCCGGGTGGGCGATGTCGTCGTCGGGTCCGCGTACGTCTACTCGGGTGCGGACGCCCGGGCCTTCGGGTACGCCCTGGGACAGGTGCCCGGCATGCCGGCGCTCTACCACGGGGACCAGGCGCTGCTCGACGCCGCGATCGAGGCGAACGCCTCGCAGGCCGAGGGCGAGCCGACGTTGCGCGTGCGGACCGGGACGATGCTCGCCGGTGACGCGTTCGTCGACGCGGGGATGGTCGAGGGGCTCCGGGCGTCGTTCCCCGCGGCGCTCTCGACCGACATGGAGTCCACGGCACTGGCGCAGACGTGCCACCTGTACTCCGTGCCGTTCCTGTCCGTCCGCGGGATCTCGGACCTGTGCGGGCCGGCCGCCGATGCCGACTTCCAGCAGCACGTGGACGACGCCGCGGAGCGCTCGGCCTCGGTCGTGATCGGCGCGCTGCACCGGCTGGTCGACCTCGCCTGA